A stretch of the Pygocentrus nattereri isolate fPygNat1 chromosome 29, fPygNat1.pri, whole genome shotgun sequence genome encodes the following:
- the LOC108432124 gene encoding cytosolic sulfotransferase 2-like isoform X2, with amino-acid sequence MDLPRPEIFDFHGVSMTHYFTDNWENVQNFKARPDDIVIATYPKAGTTWVAYILDLLYFRQTMPERESTIPIYDRIPFLEMVMPHYPLGTEMANTLSTSPRIIKTHLPVQFIPKSFWEQNCKIVYCARNAKDNVVSYFHFDRMEKLQPEPGDWTSFLQRFKEGKMVFGPWYDHVCGWWEKKQTYSKMHYMFFEDLVADTGREIKRLCSFLGLSTSDEEKEKIRGAVQFDVMKANPMTNLTEDGSLDFSVSQFLRKGKVGDWKNHFTVAQNEQFDEHYKQKMKSTSLQFRTVL; translated from the exons ATGGATCTGCCTCGGCCAGAGATCTTTGACTTCCATGGTGTCTCTATGACACATTACTTTACGGACAACTGGGAAAATGTCCAGAACTTCAAAGCCAGACCAGATGACATCGTCATTGCCACTTACCCCAAAGCAG gtacCACTTGGGTTGCCTACATTCTCGACCTACTGTATTTTCGTCAGACGATGCCTGAGCGCGAGTCCACCATCCCAATTTATGACAGAATCCCGTTTTTGGAGATGGTTATGCCCCACTACCCTTTAG GGACAGAGATGGCTAACACATTGTCCACCTCTCCTCGCATCATCAAGACTCATTTACCTGTTCAGTTCATTCCCAAATCCTTCTGGGAGCAAAACTGCAAG ATTGTCTATTGTGCTCGCAATGCCAAGGACAATGTTGTGTCCTATTTCCACTTCGACCGCATGGAAAAGTTACAACCTGAGCCAGGAGACTGGACCAGTTTCCTACAGAGATTCAAAGAAGGAAAGA TGGTGTTTGGCCCCTGGTATGACCATGTGTGTGGGTGGTGGGAGAAGAAACAGACGTACTCCAAAATGCACTACATGTTCTTCGAGGATCTGGTGGCG GACACTGGACGTGAGATAAAGCGCCTTTGCTCCTTCCTCGGTTTGTCCACGTCAGatgaagaaaaggagaaaatcagAGGAGCTGTTCAGTTTGATGTCATGAAGGCGAATCCTATGACTAACCTCACTGAAGACGGAAGTCTAGACTTCAGTGTCTCTCAATTCCTGCGAAAAG GTAAAGTTGGGGActggaagaaccacttcactGTGGCTCAGAATGAGCAG
- the LOC108432124 gene encoding cytosolic sulfotransferase 2-like isoform X3 → MDLPRPEIFDFHGVSMTHYFTDNWENVQNFKARPDDIVIATYPKAGTEMANTLSTSPRIIKTHLPVQFIPKSFWEQNCKIVYCARNAKDNVVSYFHFDRMEKLQPEPGDWTSFLQRFKEGKMVFGPWYDHVCGWWEKKQTYSKMHYMFFEDLVADTGREIKRLCSFLGLSTSDEEKEKIRGAVQFDVMKANPMTNLTEDGSLDFSVSQFLRKAPILKHPEPNSPFVVEAAASETGVGAVLSQHSGNPPKQQDGAFYSHKLSPAEWNYGIRERELLAVNLAL, encoded by the exons ATGGATCTGCCTCGGCCAGAGATCTTTGACTTCCATGGTGTCTCTATGACACATTACTTTACGGACAACTGGGAAAATGTCCAGAACTTCAAAGCCAGACCAGATGACATCGTCATTGCCACTTACCCCAAAGCAG GGACAGAGATGGCTAACACATTGTCCACCTCTCCTCGCATCATCAAGACTCATTTACCTGTTCAGTTCATTCCCAAATCCTTCTGGGAGCAAAACTGCAAG ATTGTCTATTGTGCTCGCAATGCCAAGGACAATGTTGTGTCCTATTTCCACTTCGACCGCATGGAAAAGTTACAACCTGAGCCAGGAGACTGGACCAGTTTCCTACAGAGATTCAAAGAAGGAAAGA TGGTGTTTGGCCCCTGGTATGACCATGTGTGTGGGTGGTGGGAGAAGAAACAGACGTACTCCAAAATGCACTACATGTTCTTCGAGGATCTGGTGGCG GACACTGGACGTGAGATAAAGCGCCTTTGCTCCTTCCTCGGTTTGTCCACGTCAGatgaagaaaaggagaaaatcagAGGAGCTGTTCAGTTTGATGTCATGAAGGCGAATCCTATGACTAACCTCACTGAAGACGGAAGTCTAGACTTCAGTGTCTCTCAATTCCTGCGAAAAG CACCTATACTGAAGCATCCTGAGCCTAACTCCCCATTCGTTGTTGAAGCTGCTGCATCTGAGACTGGAGTAGGGGCAGTGCTATCCCAACATAGTGGAAATCCACCTAAGCAACAGGATGGAGCTTTCTACTCTCACAAGTTATCACCAGCAGAATGGAATTATGGAATACGGGAGAGGGAACTTCTGGCAGTGAATTTAGCTTTGTAG
- the LOC108432124 gene encoding cytosolic sulfotransferase 2-like isoform X1, whose product MDLPRPEIFDFHGVSMTHYFTDNWENVQNFKARPDDIVIATYPKAGTTWVAYILDLLYFRQTMPERESTIPIYDRIPFLEMVMPHYPLGTEMANTLSTSPRIIKTHLPVQFIPKSFWEQNCKIVYCARNAKDNVVSYFHFDRMEKLQPEPGDWTSFLQRFKEGKMVFGPWYDHVCGWWEKKQTYSKMHYMFFEDLVADTGREIKRLCSFLGLSTSDEEKEKIRGAVQFDVMKANPMTNLTEDGSLDFSVSQFLRKAPILKHPEPNSPFVVEAAASETGVGAVLSQHSGNPPKQQDGAFYSHKLSPAEWNYGIRERELLAVNLAL is encoded by the exons ATGGATCTGCCTCGGCCAGAGATCTTTGACTTCCATGGTGTCTCTATGACACATTACTTTACGGACAACTGGGAAAATGTCCAGAACTTCAAAGCCAGACCAGATGACATCGTCATTGCCACTTACCCCAAAGCAG gtacCACTTGGGTTGCCTACATTCTCGACCTACTGTATTTTCGTCAGACGATGCCTGAGCGCGAGTCCACCATCCCAATTTATGACAGAATCCCGTTTTTGGAGATGGTTATGCCCCACTACCCTTTAG GGACAGAGATGGCTAACACATTGTCCACCTCTCCTCGCATCATCAAGACTCATTTACCTGTTCAGTTCATTCCCAAATCCTTCTGGGAGCAAAACTGCAAG ATTGTCTATTGTGCTCGCAATGCCAAGGACAATGTTGTGTCCTATTTCCACTTCGACCGCATGGAAAAGTTACAACCTGAGCCAGGAGACTGGACCAGTTTCCTACAGAGATTCAAAGAAGGAAAGA TGGTGTTTGGCCCCTGGTATGACCATGTGTGTGGGTGGTGGGAGAAGAAACAGACGTACTCCAAAATGCACTACATGTTCTTCGAGGATCTGGTGGCG GACACTGGACGTGAGATAAAGCGCCTTTGCTCCTTCCTCGGTTTGTCCACGTCAGatgaagaaaaggagaaaatcagAGGAGCTGTTCAGTTTGATGTCATGAAGGCGAATCCTATGACTAACCTCACTGAAGACGGAAGTCTAGACTTCAGTGTCTCTCAATTCCTGCGAAAAG CACCTATACTGAAGCATCCTGAGCCTAACTCCCCATTCGTTGTTGAAGCTGCTGCATCTGAGACTGGAGTAGGGGCAGTGCTATCCCAACATAGTGGAAATCCACCTAAGCAACAGGATGGAGCTTTCTACTCTCACAAGTTATCACCAGCAGAATGGAATTATGGAATACGGGAGAGGGAACTTCTGGCAGTGAATTTAGCTTTGTAG
- the LOC119262814 gene encoding uncharacterized protein LOC119262814 isoform X2 → MMAIKQCPEDPDILVKIRKTSRPRTQRESETLLCGCSVGMKLRLFLCSPSLTCLNATKPETSNPLVLRVHDHLVSYHDDESSDWRSSPLPKFLIPWLHPVARLIPWPLTTTRLIP, encoded by the exons atgatggcCATAAAACAGTGCCCTGAAGACCCAGACATACTGGTTAAAATCAG aaagaccagccgcCCAAGGACACAGCGAGAAAGCGAGACTCTActatgtggttgttccgttgggatgAAACTCCGACTGTTTCTATGCAGCCCGAGTTTGACATGTCTCAACGCCACCAAGCCAGAGACATCAAATCCCCTGGTGCTGAGGGTACACGATCATCTCGTCTCGTATCATGacgacgagagctcag ATTGGAGAAGCAGTCCGCTGCCCAagttcctgatcccgtggctgCACCCCGTGGCACGCCTGATCCCCTGGCCACTGACCACGACACGACTCATCCCGTAG
- the LOC119262814 gene encoding uncharacterized protein LOC119262814 isoform X1, with translation MVNSVNPLYSTWLTLKRHYELPIAQVSLGSGREGTVSVCFSRLEKQSAAQVPDPVAAPRGTPDPLATDHDTTHPVVATRGTPVPMTAPCGSLTRLPPRTSQPLCSHPSHPHLSLLHPVGLLFRLCLLLCPLFSALSFLPSSVPCVVLFPAVVSVPIRVVVPVLVSPSVSVPVFVCWFPCLCLFWFLFPCLLLGLSYVVVVFLILLCLWSSLVLCFLFLLVLPPGLCFVLSLFLFCLFRVLRLFLLLFLCLCLQFLCLPCLLSCPLFCLPCFLDFFCLVFLVFCDLSWFCFAFFFCLARCFGLSKSSMCFCFGFGPVLCLCFASFLVLPPCFQIIHLIVFTYYPLVNHLCLVTCPCI, from the coding sequence ATGGTAAATTCAGTAAACCCATTATACAGCACTTGGCTCACTCTCAAGCGCCACTACGAGCTTCCCATAGCTCAGGTGAGCCTTGGGAGCGGACGAGAGGgtactgtttctgtttgtttctccaGATTGGAGAAGCAGTCCGCTGCCCAagttcctgatcccgtggctgCACCCCGTGGCACGCCTGATCCCCTGGCCACTGACCACGACACGACTCATCCCGTAGTAGCTACCCGCGGCACGCCTGTTCCCATGACCGCACCCTGCGGCTCGCTCACCCGCCTTCCTCCAAGGACGTCAcagcccctttgttcccacccGTCCCACCCTCACCTGAGTCTGCTGCaccccgtgggcctcctgttccgcCTGTGTCTGCTACTGTGTCCCCTGTTTTCTGCTCTTTCAtttttgccctcctctgttccttgtgtggttttgttccctgctgttgtgtctgtgcccaTTCGTGTTGTGGTTCCTGTTCTTgtttctccttctgtttctgtcccggtgtttgtgtgttggttTCCATGCCTGTGTCtgttttggttcctgttccctTGTCTTTTGCTTGGTCTGtcttatgttgttgttgttttccttATCCTGTTGTGCCTCTGGTCGTCCCTCgttctgtgttttctgttccTCCTTGTCCTCCCTCCTGGCCTTTGTTTTGTCCTCagtctgtttctgttctgtctgtTCCGTGTTCTGCGTCTGTTTCTgctcctgtttctgtgcctgtgcctTCAGTTCCTGTGTCTGCCTTGTCTTCTGTCTTGTCCTCTGTTTTGCCTGCCCtgtttcctggattttttttgtcttgtgtttCTTGTGTTTTGTGACCTGTCctggttttgttttgcttttttcttctgtttggcACGCTGTTTCGGCCTCTCcaagtcctccatgtgcttttgttttggttttggtcctGTCCTGTGCTTATGTTTTGCTtccttcctggtcctgcccccttgttttcagatcatacacttgattgttttcacctattaccctcttgttaaccacctgtgtctcgttacctgtccctgtatttaa